The proteins below come from a single Mytilus edulis chromosome 5, xbMytEdul2.2, whole genome shotgun sequence genomic window:
- the LOC139525211 gene encoding probable serine/threonine-protein kinase mkcC encodes MDILKLFSYLFLGFFSSNFHPAQGQWGLRWGSPGSLKNLKTVKLLGNLKTIKHSKVLWRPMKHDIVIARDSSDSSDDSDKHRRRFIKKLKRRLSRRKRIKLRRRNANALIEKLIKEKILRTKKELNKNAKSDKMEPRIHNIDKGNQNVKPLTKTSLVKTLGERLLSDYDYTTITPNDKELTGPVVSWDGIFTANKNVQSFTKSVAVGNLGHSFIKASSPGISVSTSPKPNANTNAEQEFEGEIETEESVITTTEKNIFLTSKQNNGEQEIEAEETTTQNIISTIRPLASSTASPNNGEQEIEAEETTTINSITTVKSQLSKSTAASEQEVEIEGITSTTKTSITQQTLATVDQEVETEETTTPLYSTSTKTLVSSINDHQPKQRVIDNVVTNKYHGIAGIYIKPKSLGKPHITAQIAGATRQKTEIPLNNGNFSYITKDELSISGKNLPLDINRVNSKSILNKDANGHSMGSERKIDMNSIIRHPQKALGSYHPPVPAEEAVVSVPGDASVISSLDKNILQTKTTLGKVGSGRRRVDDNGKPSLKYPADLNSTTGLRSIGSNPSEKETLEFSGNVFKIQPSLNVHVRTTASKDKKDKTSTTPLSAHSKPISTIPLKSNSFVAPTKLQKTIHTIRINGQSKPATNNIVHGTRRSNMRHISLSGKDNFKLQRHGITYLQPTIEVVRKNGERPDQQTGNGVAAKLNKKTISTVKNQNILPQINDGRRSSNFILNNGGNASGKTMSQEPHDKTFIAGRRTSDLYNNAHPQNGNGVAFKLNKNTISGKRTLNNLPQINNGRQSSIGILNVGGNASGKTMLQKLNDKTVTDAGRNDISLGPTKSLTPFLHNTKC; translated from the exons ATTTTCATCCTGCTCAGGGTCAATGGGGTCTCAGATGGGGTTCGCCGGGatctttgaaaaatttgaaaaccgTGAAACTTCTTGGAAATTTGAAAACAATCAAACATAGCAAAGTTTTATGGCGTCCAATGAAACATGACATTGTTATAGCAAGAGATAGTTCAGATTCTAGTGACGATTCAGACAAACATAGGCGACGTTTCATTAAAAAACTAAAACGTCGCCTTTCAAGACGGAAACGTATAAAATTAAGGAGAAGAAATGCTAATGCATTGATTGAAAAACTAATAAAAGAGAAAATTTTGCGAACAAAAAAAGAACTAAACAAAAATGCCAAGTCAGATAAAATGGAACCTCGTATTCATAATATTGACAAAGGAAATCAAAACGTTAAACCGTTAACTAAAACAAGTTTGGTCAAAACGCTTGGAGAAAGGCTACTATCGGATTATGATTATACAACAATAACCCCAAATGACAAAGAATTAACAGGACCAGTTGTTTCTTGGGACGGTATTTTTACAGCAAATAAGAATGTACAAAGTTTCACCAAATCTGTAGCCGTTGGGAATTTAGGTCACTCATTTATAAAAGCATCTTCACCGGGAATTAGCGTTTCAACATCTCCGAAACCAAACGCAAATACAAATGCTGAACAAGAATTTGAAGGAGAAATAGAAACAGAAGAATCAGTCATAACAACAAcagaaaagaatatatttttaacgTCAAAACAAAATAATGGAGAACAGGAAATAGAGGCAGAAGAAACCACAACACAAAACATTATATCTACCATACGACCACTTGCATCCTCAACAGCGTCACCAAACAATGGCGAGCAAGAAATAGAGGCAGAAGAAACAACAACAATAAACAGTATAACTACAGTAAAATCACAATTATCAAAAAGTACAGCTGCCAGTGAGCAGGAAGTTGAAATAGAAGGTATCACTAGTACAACGAAAACCTCCATCACACAACAAACTTTAGCAACTGTAGACCAAGAAGTTGAGACCGAGGAAACCACAACACCACTGTACAGCACATCGACAAAAACATTAGTATCTAGCATAAACGATCACCAACCAAAACAGAGGGTCATTGATAATGTGGTTACAAATAAATACCACGGTATTGCAGGTATATACATTAAACCAAAGTCACTAGGTAAACCGCACATAACTGCTCAAATAGCAGGAGCGACGAGACAAAAAACTGAAATTCCTTTAAATAATGGTAATTTTAGTTATATCACAAAAGACGAACTTTCAATTTCTGGCAAAAATTTACCCTTAGATATAAATAGAGTTAATTCAAAATCAATTCTAAACAAAGATGCAAATGGGCATTCAATGGGTTCTGAAAGAAAAATTGACATGAATAGCATTATTCGGCATCCACAAAAAGCATTAGGCAGCTACCATCCACCAGTCCCAGCAGAAGAGGCTGTAGTTAGTGTCCCAGGGGATGCTTCAGTAATCAGTTCACTCGACAAAAACATTCTTCAGACAAAAACAACTTTAGGGAAAGTAGGCAGCGGTAGACGACGAGTAGATGATAATGGCAAACCAAGCTTGAAATATCCAGCTGACCTTAATTCTACAACGGGATTAAGATCGATCGGATCGAATCCATCGGAAAAAGAGACATTAGAATTCAGTGGAAACGTCTTTAAAATCCAACCGTCATTAAATGTTCACGTTAGAACAACTGCATCAAAAGACAAGAAAGATAAAACGTCTACAACTCCTTTAAGTGCTCATTCGAAACCCATTTCAACAATTCCATTAAAGTCAAATAGTTTTGTTGCACCAACCAAACTCCAGAAGACTATTCATACAATAAGAATTAACGGACAAAGTAAACCAGCAACAAATAACATTGTTCATGGAACAAGACGGTCCAACATGCGACATATTTCACTTTCAGGTAAAGATAACTTTAAATTGCAAAGGCACGGGATTACTTATTTACAACCGACAATTGAAGTGGTAAGGAAAAACGGGGAAAGACCAGATCAACAAACTGGTAATGGTGTTGCAGCTAAACTAAACAAGAAAACCATTTCTACAGtgaaaaaccaaaatattttacctCAGATCAATGATGGTCGACGATCTTCAAATTTTATACTTAATAATGGTGGTAATGCTTCCGGAAAGACAATGTCGCAGGAACCACATGACAAAACCTTCATTGCTGGTAGGAGAACATCAGATTTATATAATAACGCTCATCCACAAAATGGTAATGGCGTTGCATTTAAATTAAACAAGAATACAATCTCTGGGAAGAGAACCCTAAATAATTTACCACAGATCAATAATGGTCGACAATCTTCAATTGGTATACTTAATGTTGGTGGTAATGCTTCAGGAAAGACCATGCTGCAGAAACTAAATGACAAAACCGTCACTGATGCTGGTAGAAACGATATAAGTTTAGGACCGACGAAAAGTCTAACCCCTTTTCTTCACAATACA AAATGCTAA